Within the Thermoplasmata archaeon genome, the region GGCCGGCCTGGGACTCCGCGTGGTCCGGGAGGCGGACCTGCCCTCCTGGGGGGACAAAGGTTGATAACGCACAGGAGAATACGAGGCCGCTCCGGGGGAGAGACCCGATGTTGAAGGAGTGCCGTTCTCATGGTTACTTCCGGGCCGAGGTGTGCCCGCTCTGCGGCGACGAGGGGAAGTTCCTCCTGAACGACGAGGAGGTCGAAACCCTCGGCCGGACCATGGCGGGCGTGCTGCGGCACTTCCCGGAACGCTACGGCCTCGAGATGGACACCCACGGGTGGGTCGACCTCCGCGACTTCCTGACCGCGGCCCAGATCCGGAACAAGCGGTTCAAGTTCCTCCGACCCCACCACGTGATCGGCCTGATCGAGACGGACCCCAAGGGCCGCTACCAGTTCGAGGACGGGAACATGCGCGCGACGTACGGGCACTCCATGGACATCGACCTCGACCTCCCGACGGAGGGGATCCCCGACATCCTCTACTACCCCACGACGGAGGAGGAGTCCCATCTGCTCCTCGAGGCGGGCCTCCGACCGTCGGACCGGAAGATGGTCCACCTCAGCGCCACGTTCGAGGCCGCCCTCGAGGCGGGCCGCGTCCGCATCCAGACGCCCGTGATCCTGGAGATCGACGCGAAGGGCGCGCGGGCCGCGGGGACCGTAATCATGAAGGCCGGGAAGACCGTGTACACGACCAAGGAGGTCCCCGGCGAGTTCCTCAAGCGGTCCCAGCGAGTCGAGGAGGAGTTGCCTCCGGCGGAGAGCGCGGATGGCCCGAGCGCCTGATGTGCGTTTCCATGGGTAAACATTTCATTCAATATCTTTATCAGTCCTAGGCCATTATCGCCGCCACCTGAAGGAGCGTGAGACATGCCGACCGCGTTCGACTTAATTGGTCACAACGCCGCGTTGCAGGAGCATTGGATCCGCCGCCTCATCGCTGCCATCATCGACGGCATCCTGCTCTCCATCATCCTGTTCATCTTCAACTTCGCCTTCGCCGTATTCCTGTGGGGCATCTTCCTCTGGCCCTTGTTCGGCGGGGTCCTGTGGTGGCTCTACAGCACGATCTTCGAGGGAACCATCGGCGCGACGATCGGCAAGAAGCTCGTCTCCCTCCAGGTCGTCGCCGTGGACGGCCTCATGGACCTGCCCCGCGCGATGATCCGCAACGTCTCCAAGGTCTACTGGATCATCTTCCTGATCGATCTTCTCCTGGGCGCCGCGACGGAGGGCGACCCCCGCCAACGGTACCTGGACCGGATCGCCCGCACCACGGTGACCCGGGTGGACCAGCAGGCGTACATGGAGGAGCAGTTCCGCATGATGCAGCACGTCCCTCCGCGGCCCACGCCGCCGCCCCCGGGTGCGTATGCGGCGCCGGGCGCCCCGCAGGCCCCGCCGGCGCCGTCCGCGGCCGCGCCGCCTCCGGGCGGCTGGCCCCAGCAGCCGGGCACCTGGCCGGGACAAGCTCCCCCACAGAGCCAGTGGCCCCAGCACCAGTGGGACGAGGAAGGCCGGCTGAAGCCCGAGATGAAGTTCTGCACGGCATGCGGCGGCCAGCTGGTCGCCCGGGGCGACGGCAAGCTCACCTGTGTCCGCTGCGGCGCGGTCTACTGATCACAGGAGCCCGGCCTGGAGCCA harbors:
- a CDS encoding RNA 2'-phosphotransferase — translated: MLKECRSHGYFRAEVCPLCGDEGKFLLNDEEVETLGRTMAGVLRHFPERYGLEMDTHGWVDLRDFLTAAQIRNKRFKFLRPHHVIGLIETDPKGRYQFEDGNMRATYGHSMDIDLDLPTEGIPDILYYPTTEEESHLLLEAGLRPSDRKMVHLSATFEAALEAGRVRIQTPVILEIDAKGARAAGTVIMKAGKTVYTTKEVPGEFLKRSQRVEEELPPAESADGPSA
- a CDS encoding RDD family protein — encoded protein: MPTAFDLIGHNAALQEHWIRRLIAAIIDGILLSIILFIFNFAFAVFLWGIFLWPLFGGVLWWLYSTIFEGTIGATIGKKLVSLQVVAVDGLMDLPRAMIRNVSKVYWIIFLIDLLLGAATEGDPRQRYLDRIARTTVTRVDQQAYMEEQFRMMQHVPPRPTPPPPGAYAAPGAPQAPPAPSAAAPPPGGWPQQPGTWPGQAPPQSQWPQHQWDEEGRLKPEMKFCTACGGQLVARGDGKLTCVRCGAVY